Proteins from one Chelonia mydas isolate rCheMyd1 chromosome 14, rCheMyd1.pri.v2, whole genome shotgun sequence genomic window:
- the RAB11FIP4 gene encoding rab11 family-interacting protein 4 isoform X3, with the protein MTLAQQEVHHESDMDSAIESAQSSEASDVCGSEEKDSVLSGLFLPVDKSSPHNPSDLSTYSTASLISNEEQFEDYGEGDDVDFTPSSPCPDDETRTNAYSDLGSSVSSSAGQTPRKMRHVYNSELLDVYCSQCCKKINLLNDLEARLKNLKANSPNRKISSTAFGRQLFHNSNFSSSNGSTEDLFRDSIDSCDNDITEKVTYLEKKVTELENDNMTNGDLKSKLKQENTQLVHRVHELEELLKDQETSAEQTLEEEIKRHREAYSKYEKEKGTEIELLNTRVQQLEEENGELKTTVTRLKSQTEKLDEERQRMSDRLEDTSLRLKDEMDLYKRMMDKLRQNRLEFNKEREATQELIEDLRKELEHLQLYKLDCERPGRGRSSSSSVSEFNARTREVEMEHEIKRLKQENQKLRDQNDDLNGQILSLSLYEAKNLFATQTKAQSLAAEIDSASRDELMEALKEQEEINFRLRQYMDKIILAILDHNPSILEIKN; encoded by the exons ATGACGCTGGCCCAGCAAGAGGTCCACCATGAGTCCGACATGGACAGTGCCATCGAGAGTGCGCAGAGCTCTGAGGCATCCGACGTGTGCGGCAGTGAAGAGAAGGACAGCGTGCTCAGTGGACTCTTTCTGCCTGTAGACAA GTCAAGTCCTCACAACCCCTCTGACCTCTCCACCTATTCCACCGCCTCTCTGATCAGTAACGAGGAACAATTTGAAGACTATGGGGAAGGAGACGATGTGGATTTTACTCCCAGCAGTCCATGCCCTGATGATGAGACCAGAACCAATGCCTACTCTGACCTTGGCTCATCTGTGTCTTCCAG TGCTGGGCAAACGCCAAGGAAAATGAGGCACGTTTATAACAGCGAGTTACTGGACGTCTACTGCTCACAGTGCTGCAAAAAAATAAACCTGCTTAATGACTTGGAAGCGAGGCTGAAAAACTTGAAAGCAAACAG CCCCAACCGAAAAATCTCAAGCACAGCTTTTGGAAG ACAACTCTTCCACAACAGTAATTTCAGCAGCAGCAATGGCAGCACGGAGGACTTGTTCCGAGACAGCATAGACTCGTGCGATAATGATATCACTGAAAAG GTCACTTATTTAGAAAAAAAGGTGACCGAACTGGAAAATGATAACATGACAAACGGAGACCTGAAGAGCAAACTGAAACAGGAGAACACACAGCTAGTTCACAG AGTTCATGAACTAGAAGAACTGTTGAAAGACCAAGAGACGTCAGCTGAACAAACGctggaagaagaaataaaacgGCATAGAGAAGCatacagcaagtatgaaaaagaAAAGGGCACTGAAATTgaactgctaaatacaag GGTTCAACAGCTTGAAGAAGAAAATGGTGAACTCAAGACCACTGTTACGCGACTGAAATCGCAAACAGAGAAACTAGATGAG GAGAGGCAACGCATGTCGGATAGGTTAGAAGACACCAGTCTGCGGCTGAAGGACGAGATGGACTTGTACAAAAGGATGATGGACAAACTGCGACAGAACAGACTAGAGTTTAACAAGGAGAGGGAAGCTACTCAGGAG CTCATTGAGGATTTGCGAAAGGAACTGGAGCACCTGCAGCTGTACAAGCTAGATTGCGAGCGCCCTGGCCGGGGGAGAAGCTCCTCGTCTAGCGTGAGTGAATTCAACGCAAGAACGAGGGAAGTGGAAATGGAGCATGAAATTAAACGGCTAAAGCAG GAGAATCAGAAACTTCGTGACCAGAATGATGACCTTAATGGACAGATCCTAAGTCTTAGTCTTTATGAAGCTAAGAATCTctttgcaacacagacaaaagCCCAGTCACTGGCTGCTGAAATCGACTCTGCATCAAGAGATGAG CTCATGGAAGCTCttaaagaacaggaggaaatAAACTTCAGATTGCGACAGTATATGGACAAGATTATTTTGGCCATCCTAGACCACAACCCATCTATCCTGGAAATAAAAAATTGA